One genomic window of Equus caballus isolate H_3958 breed thoroughbred chromosome 6, TB-T2T, whole genome shotgun sequence includes the following:
- the LOC100146530 gene encoding LOW QUALITY PROTEIN: intestinal-type alkaline phosphatase (The sequence of the model RefSeq protein was modified relative to this genomic sequence to represent the inferred CDS: inserted 2 bases in 2 codons), with product MQGAWVLLLLLGLRLRLSLGVIPVEEEDPAFWNRQAAQALDTAKKLQPXQMAAKNLIIFLGDGMGVPTVTATRILKAQMDGKLGPETPLAMDHFPYLALSKTYNVDRQVPDSAGTATAYLCGVKANYQTIGVSAAARYNQCNTTRGNEVTSVMNRAKKAGKSVGVVTTTRVQHASPAGTYAHTVNRSWYSDADMPAEALNDGCQDIATQLISNMDIDVILGGGRKYMFPKGTPDPEYPNDASQNGTRVDQRNLVQEWLAKYQGAQYVWNRTVLIQASQDPSVTHLMGLFEPEDMKYEAHRDLTLDPSLTEMTEAALRVLSRNPSGFYLFVEGGRIYHGHHAGTAYLALTEATMFDDAIDKASQLTSEEDTLTLVTADHSHIFSFGGYTLRGSSILGLAPSKASDGKAYTSILYGNGPGFALSQGSRPDVNESQSMDPAYKQQAAVPLSSETHSGEEVAVFARGPQAHLVHGVQEQTXVAHVISFVACLEPYTACDLSPRPGVTDAALPGPAAGPPSLPLLAGRCCCCCCCYCHPPTDRPTHPRARDPIAASLKWHSGALVSQRPREGPIDLVPWRPRRWLSCSIRGPQLLSIARPNLCGPENLRMHPGIRDLGPLESPERAASCTPPCGCLAGPGGCSGQDALGVRGAVS from the exons ATGCAGGGAGCCTGggtgctgttgctgctgctgggcCTGAGGTTACGGCTCTCCCTTGGGGTCATCCCAG TTGAGGAGGAGGACCCGGCCTTCTGGAACCGCCAGGCAGCCCAAGCCCTGGACACCGCTAAGAAGCTGCAGC TCCAGATGGCCGCCAAGAACCTCATTATCTTCTTGGGGGACG GGATGGGGGTACCCACGGTGACAGCCACTCGGATACTGAAGGCGCAGATGGATGGCAAGCTGGGACCCGAGACGCCCCTGGCCATGGACCACTTCCCCTACCTGGCTCTGTCCAAG ACATACAACGTGGACAGACAAGTGCCGGACAGCGCAGGCACAGCCACGGCCTACCTGTGCGGGGTCAAGGCCAACTACCAGACCATCGGTGTGAGTGCGGCCGCCCGCTATAACCAGTGCAACACGACGCGTGGCAATGAGGTCACCTCCGTGATGAATCGAGCCAAGAAAGCAG GGAAGTCAGTGGGGGTGGTGACCACCACCAGGGTACAGCATGCGTCGCCAGCCGGCACCTACGCGCACACGGTGAACCGCAGCTGGTACTCGGACGCTGACATGCCTGCCGAGGCGCTGAACGACGGCTGTCAGGACATCGCCACGCAGCTCATCTCCAACATGGACATTGAT GTGATCCTGGGCGGAGGCCGCAAGTACATGTTTCCCAAGGGGACCCCAGACCCTGAGTATCCGAATGATGCCAGCCAGAACGGAACCAGGGTGGACCAGCGgaacctggtgcaggagtggctggcCAAGTACCAG ggtgCCCAGTATGTGTGGAACCGCACGGTGCTCATCCAGGCGTCCCAGGACCCCTCTGTGACACACCTCATGG GCCTCTTTGAGCCAGAGGACATGAAATATGAGGCCCATCGAGACCTCACCCTGGACCCATCCCTGACGGAGATGACCGAGGCGGCCCTGCGTGTGCTGAGCAGGAACCCCAGTGGCTTCTACCTCTTCGTGGAGG GGGGCCGCATCTACCATGGTCACCATGCTGGAACCGCTTACCTGGCGCTGACCGAGGCCACCATGTTCGATGATGCCATTGACAAAGCCAGCCAGCTCACAAGTGAGGAGGACACACTGACCCTTGTCACCGCTGACCACTCTCACATCTTCTCTTTTGGTGGCTACACACTGCGTGGGAGCTCCATTTTAG ggctggcccccagcaagGCCTCCGATGGCAAGGCCTACACCTCCATCCTGTATGGCAATGGCCCAGGCTTTGCACTCAGCCAGGGCTCCCGGCCTGACGTCAACGAGAGCCAGAGCA TGGACCCCGCGTACAAGCAGCAGGCGGCCGTGCCCCTGTCGTCGGAGACCCACAGTGGCGAGGAGGTGGCAGTGTTCGCGCGCGGCCCGCAGGCGCACCTGGTGCACGGCGTGCAGGAGCAGA TCGTGGCGCACGTCATATCCTTCGTCGCGTGCCTCGAGCCCTATACAGCCTGCGACCTGtcgcccc GCCCGGGGGTCACCGATGCCGCGCTCCCCGGGCCCGCCGCTGGGCCGCCGTCCCTGCCGCTGCTGGCCgggcgctgctgctgctgctgctgctgctactgtcACCCACCCACTGAccgccccacccaccccagggcccGGGACCCCATCGCTGC GAGCCTCAAGTGGCACAGCGGCGCCCTGGTCAGCCAGCGGCCGCGCGAGGGCCCGATTGACCTGGTGCCCTGGAGGCCGAGGCGATGGCTTTCCTGCAGCATCCGTGGCCCTCAGCTGCTCTCAATTGCCCGCCCCAACCTCTGCGGCCCAGAAAATCTTCGGATGCACCCTGGGATCCGAGACCTCGGACCCCTGGAATCGCCGGAGAGGGCGGCTTCCTGCACCCCGCCCTGCGGGTGCCTTGCTGGCCCAGGAGGCTGCTCTGGCCAGGATGCCCTGGGGGTGCGGGGGGCGGTGAGTTGA
- the ECEL1 gene encoding endothelin-converting enzyme-like 1 isoform X2: METPYSMTAHYDEFQEVKYVSRCGTGGARGASLPPGFPLGAGRSATGARTGLPRWNRREVCLLSGLVFAAGLCAILAAMLALKYLGPGAAGGGCSEGCPERKAFARAARFLAANLDASIDPCQDFYSFACGGWLRRHAIPDDKLTYGTIAAIGEQNEERLRRLLARPGGGPGGAAQRKVRAFFRSCLDMREIERLGPRPMLEVIEDCGGWDLGGGAERPGAAARWDLNRLLYKAQGVYSAAALFSLTVSLDDRNSSRYVIRIDQDGLTLPERTLYLAQDEESEKILAAYRVFMERLLSLLGADAVEQKAQEILQLEQRLANITVSEYDDLRRDVSSMYNKVTLGQLQKITPHLRWKWLLDQIFQENFSEDEEVVLLATDYMQQVSQLIRSTPRRILHNYLVWRVVVVLSEHLSPPFREALHELAREMEGSDKPQELARVCLGQANRHFGMALGALFVHEHFSAASKAKVQQLVEDIKYILGQRLEELDWMDAETKAAARAKLQYMMVMVGYPDFLLKPEAVDKEYEFEVHEKTYFKNILNSIRFSIQLSVKKIRQEVDKSTWLLPPQALNAYYLPNKNQMVFPAGILQPTLYDPDFPQSLNYGGIGTIIGHELTHGYDDWGGQYDRSGNLLHWWTEASYSRFLRKAECIVHLYDNFTVYNQRVNGKHTLGENIADMGGLKLAYYAYQKWVREHGPEHPLHRLKYTHNQLFFIAFAQNWCIKRRSQSIYLQVLTDKHAPEHYRVLGSVSQFEEFGRAFHCPKDSPMNPAHKCSVW, from the exons ATGGAGACCCCGTATTCGATGACGGCGCACTACGACGAGTTCCAGGAGGTCAAGTACGTGAGCAGGTGCGGCACAGGAGGCGCGCGCGGGGCCTCGCTGCCCCCCGGCTTCCCGCTGGGCGCGGGGCGCAGCGCCACCGGGGCCCGGACCGGGCTGCCGCGCTGGAACCGGAGGGAAGTGTGCCTGCTCTCTGGGCTGGTGTTCGCCGCTGGCCTCTGCGCCATCCTGGCCGCCATGCTGGCGCTCAAGTACCTGGGCCCgggcgcggcgggcggcggcTGCTCCGAGGGCTGCCCAGAGCGCAAGGCCTTCGCGCGAGCCGCCCGCTTCCTAGCCGCCAACCTGGACGCCAGCATAGACCCGTGCCAGGACTTCTACTCCTTCGCGTGCGGTGGCTGGCTGCGGCGCCACGCCATCCCCGACGACAAGCTCACCTACGGCACCATCGCGGCCATCGGCGAGCAGAACGAAGAGCGCCTGCGGCGCCTGCTGGCGCGGCCCGGGGGTGGGCCAGGCGGCGCGGCCCAGCGCAAGGTGCGTGCCTTCTTCCGCTCGTGCCTCGACATGCGCGAGATCGAGCGGCTCGGCCCGCGGCCCATGCTCGAGGTCATCGAGGACTGCGGCGGCTGGGACCTGGGCGGCGGCGCCGAGCGCCCGGGGGCCGCAGCGCGCTGGGACCTCAACCGGCTGCTCTACAAGGCGCAGGGCGTGTACAGCGCGGCCGCGCTCTTCTCGCTCACGGTCAGCCTGGACGACAGGAACTCCTCGCGCTACGTCATCCGC ATTGACCAGGATGGGCTCACACTGCCAGAGAGGACCCTGTACTTAGCTCAGGATGAGGAGAGTGAGAAG ATCCTGGCAGCATACCGGGTGTTCATGGAGCGCCTGCTCAGCCTGTTGGGTGCCGACGCCGTGGAGCAGAAGGCCCAGGAGATCCTGCAACTGGAGCAGCGGTTGGCCAAC ATCACAGTGTCAGAGTATGACGACCTCCGCCGAGACGTCAGCTCCATGTACAACAAGGTGACACTTGGGCAGCTGCAGAAGATCACCCCCCAT CTGCGGTGGAAGTGGCTGCTGGACCAGATCTTCCAGGAGAACTTCTCGGAGGACGAGGAGGTGGTGCTGCTAGCCACGGACTACATGCAGCAGGTGTCCCAGCTCATCCGCTCCACACCCCGCAG GATCCTGCACAACTACCTGGTGTGGCGCGTGGTGGTGGTCTTGAGCGAGCACCTGTCACCACCGTTCCGAGAGGCACTGCATGAGCTGGCACGCGAGATGGAGGGCAGCGACAAGCCCCAGGAGCTGGCCCGTGTCTGCCTGGGCCAGGCCAACCGCCACTTCGGCATGGCGCTTGGTGCCCTCTTTGTACATGAGCACTTCTCAGCCGCCAGCAAGGCCAAG GTGCAGCAGCTGGTGGAAGACATCAAGTACATCTTGGGCCAGCGCCTGGAGGAGCTGGACTGGATGGATGCTGAGACCAAGGCGGCCGCTCGGGCCAAG CTCCAGTacatgatggtgatggtgggcTACCCAGACTTCCTGCTAAAACCGGAGGCCGTGGACAAGGAGTATGAG TTTGAGGTCCATGAGAAGACCTATTTCAAGAACATCTTGAACAGCATCCGCTTTAGCATCCAGCTGTCAGTCAAGAAGATCCGGCAGGAGGTGGACAAGTCCAC ATGGCTGCTCCCACCACAGGCGCTCAATGCTTACTATCTACCCAACAAGAACCAGATGG TATTCCCGGCGGGTATCCTGCAGCCCACGCTGTATGACCCTGACTTTCCGCA GTCTCTCAACTATGGGGGCATTGGCACCATCATCGGGCACGAGCTGACCCATGGCTACGATGACTGGG ggGGCCAGTATGACCGTTCGGGCAACCTGCTGCACTGGTGGACAGAGGCCTCCTACAGCCGCTTCCTGCGCAAGGCTGAGTGCATCGTCCACCTCTACGACAATTTCACTGTCTACAACCAGCGG GTGAATGGGAAGCACACACTTGGAGAGAACATCGCGGACATGGGTGGCCTCAAGCTGGCCTActat GCCTATCAGAAGTGGGTGCGGGAGCATGGCCCGGAGCACCCGCTGCACCGGCTCAAGTACACACACAACCAGCTCTTCTTCATTGCCTTTGCCCAG AACTGGTGCATCAAGCGGCGGTCGCAGTCCATCTACCTGCAGGTGCTGACCGACAAGCATGCACCTGAGCACTACAG GGTGCTGGGCAGCGTGTCCCAATTCGAGGAGTTCGGCCGGGCCTTCCATTGCCCCAAGGACTCGCCCATGAACCCTGCCCACAAGTGCTCTGTGTGGTGA
- the ECEL1 gene encoding endothelin-converting enzyme-like 1 isoform X1, whose amino-acid sequence METPYSMTAHYDEFQEVKYVSRCGTGGARGASLPPGFPLGAGRSATGARTGLPRWNRREVCLLSGLVFAAGLCAILAAMLALKYLGPGAAGGGCSEGCPERKAFARAARFLAANLDASIDPCQDFYSFACGGWLRRHAIPDDKLTYGTIAAIGEQNEERLRRLLARPGGGPGGAAQRKVRAFFRSCLDMREIERLGPRPMLEVIEDCGGWDLGGGAERPGAAARWDLNRLLYKAQGVYSAAALFSLTVSLDDRNSSRYVIRIDQDGLTLPERTLYLAQDEESEKILAAYRVFMERLLSLLGADAVEQKAQEILQLEQRLANITVSEYDDLRRDVSSMYNKVTLGQLQKITPHLRWKWLLDQIFQENFSEDEEVVLLATDYMQQVSQLIRSTPRRILHNYLVWRVVVVLSEHLSPPFREALHELAREMEGSDKPQELARVCLGQANRHFGMALGALFVHEHFSAASKAKVQQLVEDIKYILGQRLEELDWMDAETKAAARAKLQYMMVMVGYPDFLLKPEAVDKEYEFEVHEKTYFKNILNSIRFSIQLSVKKIRQEVDKSTWLLPPQALNAYYLPNKNQMVFPAGILQPTLYDPDFPQSLNYGGIGTIIGHELTHGYDDWGGQYDRSGNLLHWWTEASYSRFLRKAECIVHLYDNFTVYNQRVNGKHTLGENIADMGGLKLAYYAYQKWVREHGPEHPLHRLKYTHNQLFFIAFAQNWCIKRRSQSIYLQVLTDKHAPEHYRSPAMVTNNEELANLLSKERARTGHQDLENSPLRADAALSVGGTGGGCFLPEGRLRRHSTGSRALSQAHRCRRGVPSGKVTCKGSWGCLLSGCGCVPGEHTLKLCLVR is encoded by the exons ATGGAGACCCCGTATTCGATGACGGCGCACTACGACGAGTTCCAGGAGGTCAAGTACGTGAGCAGGTGCGGCACAGGAGGCGCGCGCGGGGCCTCGCTGCCCCCCGGCTTCCCGCTGGGCGCGGGGCGCAGCGCCACCGGGGCCCGGACCGGGCTGCCGCGCTGGAACCGGAGGGAAGTGTGCCTGCTCTCTGGGCTGGTGTTCGCCGCTGGCCTCTGCGCCATCCTGGCCGCCATGCTGGCGCTCAAGTACCTGGGCCCgggcgcggcgggcggcggcTGCTCCGAGGGCTGCCCAGAGCGCAAGGCCTTCGCGCGAGCCGCCCGCTTCCTAGCCGCCAACCTGGACGCCAGCATAGACCCGTGCCAGGACTTCTACTCCTTCGCGTGCGGTGGCTGGCTGCGGCGCCACGCCATCCCCGACGACAAGCTCACCTACGGCACCATCGCGGCCATCGGCGAGCAGAACGAAGAGCGCCTGCGGCGCCTGCTGGCGCGGCCCGGGGGTGGGCCAGGCGGCGCGGCCCAGCGCAAGGTGCGTGCCTTCTTCCGCTCGTGCCTCGACATGCGCGAGATCGAGCGGCTCGGCCCGCGGCCCATGCTCGAGGTCATCGAGGACTGCGGCGGCTGGGACCTGGGCGGCGGCGCCGAGCGCCCGGGGGCCGCAGCGCGCTGGGACCTCAACCGGCTGCTCTACAAGGCGCAGGGCGTGTACAGCGCGGCCGCGCTCTTCTCGCTCACGGTCAGCCTGGACGACAGGAACTCCTCGCGCTACGTCATCCGC ATTGACCAGGATGGGCTCACACTGCCAGAGAGGACCCTGTACTTAGCTCAGGATGAGGAGAGTGAGAAG ATCCTGGCAGCATACCGGGTGTTCATGGAGCGCCTGCTCAGCCTGTTGGGTGCCGACGCCGTGGAGCAGAAGGCCCAGGAGATCCTGCAACTGGAGCAGCGGTTGGCCAAC ATCACAGTGTCAGAGTATGACGACCTCCGCCGAGACGTCAGCTCCATGTACAACAAGGTGACACTTGGGCAGCTGCAGAAGATCACCCCCCAT CTGCGGTGGAAGTGGCTGCTGGACCAGATCTTCCAGGAGAACTTCTCGGAGGACGAGGAGGTGGTGCTGCTAGCCACGGACTACATGCAGCAGGTGTCCCAGCTCATCCGCTCCACACCCCGCAG GATCCTGCACAACTACCTGGTGTGGCGCGTGGTGGTGGTCTTGAGCGAGCACCTGTCACCACCGTTCCGAGAGGCACTGCATGAGCTGGCACGCGAGATGGAGGGCAGCGACAAGCCCCAGGAGCTGGCCCGTGTCTGCCTGGGCCAGGCCAACCGCCACTTCGGCATGGCGCTTGGTGCCCTCTTTGTACATGAGCACTTCTCAGCCGCCAGCAAGGCCAAG GTGCAGCAGCTGGTGGAAGACATCAAGTACATCTTGGGCCAGCGCCTGGAGGAGCTGGACTGGATGGATGCTGAGACCAAGGCGGCCGCTCGGGCCAAG CTCCAGTacatgatggtgatggtgggcTACCCAGACTTCCTGCTAAAACCGGAGGCCGTGGACAAGGAGTATGAG TTTGAGGTCCATGAGAAGACCTATTTCAAGAACATCTTGAACAGCATCCGCTTTAGCATCCAGCTGTCAGTCAAGAAGATCCGGCAGGAGGTGGACAAGTCCAC ATGGCTGCTCCCACCACAGGCGCTCAATGCTTACTATCTACCCAACAAGAACCAGATGG TATTCCCGGCGGGTATCCTGCAGCCCACGCTGTATGACCCTGACTTTCCGCA GTCTCTCAACTATGGGGGCATTGGCACCATCATCGGGCACGAGCTGACCCATGGCTACGATGACTGGG ggGGCCAGTATGACCGTTCGGGCAACCTGCTGCACTGGTGGACAGAGGCCTCCTACAGCCGCTTCCTGCGCAAGGCTGAGTGCATCGTCCACCTCTACGACAATTTCACTGTCTACAACCAGCGG GTGAATGGGAAGCACACACTTGGAGAGAACATCGCGGACATGGGTGGCCTCAAGCTGGCCTActat GCCTATCAGAAGTGGGTGCGGGAGCATGGCCCGGAGCACCCGCTGCACCGGCTCAAGTACACACACAACCAGCTCTTCTTCATTGCCTTTGCCCAG AACTGGTGCATCAAGCGGCGGTCGCAGTCCATCTACCTGCAGGTGCTGACCGACAAGCATGCACCTGAGCACTACAG GAGCCCGGCCATGGTGACTAATAATGAGGAACTTGCAAATCTGCTGAGCAAAGAAAGGGCCAGAACAGGACACCAGGATCTGGAAAACTCCCCATTGAGGGCAGATGCTGCCCTCTCGGTCGGGGGAACAGGGGGTGGCTGTTTCCTCCCTGAGGGGCGGCTCAGGAGACACAGCACTGGTTCCCGGGCCCTGAGCCAAGCGCATCGGTGCAGACGGGGCGTCCCCAGTGGCAAGGTGACATGTAAGGGGAGCTGGGGCTGCTTGTTGTCGGGCTGCGGCTGCGTGCCCGGGGAGCACACACTGAAGCTCTGTTTAGTGCGGTAA